GGGGACAGCACATGTTGAGGCAAACACCCTTGTAGTAGTCACCAAGACCTCCAAACGTCTTGTGGCCATCAGAGTAGAATCAAGGTAGTATCAGCGATGCACGAAGCAGTGGCGTTCAAACCATGAGTCACGTGGGCCAAAATCTTCAAGTCAAATGTTTTTGCGAGccaaacaaaatttgaaaaagaaaaatcaattcAGGGACCACAAATTGTCCCCAGGCCACACGTGTTCAGCCCTGGCGTTGAGTGTTTCATGCAATCAGTTTCTCAGCTCGAGGTTCTACATCCAAACCAAAAAGTGTCAGATCTAGACGTGTAAAGCCAACCGCCACCAGACTCTAGAGCAGTGAGGACACGTTCTCTGGAGTGAAGGTTCTGTCTGGAAATCTGATGAATGAGTCTGGGTATGGTGGTTGGCAGGGGAACGGTACATGACTGCCTGCACCAGTAGTGTAAAGTTTAGTTTTAGCCAAGCTTGAAAGGAacttttaatgcaaaaacatacaaagacattttggacaatgGGAACAGAGTATGGGGATGACTGACAATGCAATATCCATAGAGACATGAATGAGGAACATTTGTTCAGATCAACTTGACCAGCCAGCTATTATAGCAGCAAAGGCTGGGCCAATtccaaattaaaattatttgtgaGCAAGTGTTCAAttacttgaaaaaaaaagaacatatatGTGTTGTGTGAGTCACCTTTGCTGTCCGTCTTGGAGATCTTACTGGGGTAGGTTTTCATGGAGGGCACGTAGGGGTCAGGTGGAGGAAGGTCGGACACTGGGTGAAACGTGAACCTGTACTCAAACTCATCTGTTCAAGGAAAGAATACAGAGGTTTAAGGGGAATTATCTCCATTAGACCGGATAATATCATGTGACAGAatatgaatggagctaaacTTGCTTGTGTAAAGGTGCTCTAGAACCGTCTGCTATTTTATGCAGGACTCTCATGGTCTAATAGCACTTTTTTGCCGCCACTGCCTCCCAAAATAAACCTACCTCTGTGGTtgacagaataaaaacaaatgtaatagaAGTCAGGGGTTCATTTCTGCCTTCACCGAAGTATGTGGTACAAACAACAAATAGGGCTATGGGTATGAGTCACAGGACTGAGCTGGTATCTCATCTCTCTTTCTCAGGCTTACATGCCTTAATGCTGACTTGCAAAATATTCATGCCCTTGGGTCCTGTCCAAGGATTCAAGAGCATCAATatctggcctttgactgggccattctaatacacaaatatgctttgatctaaattttCTCATTATAGTTTTGGCTGCAGGTATAGGTCGTCCTACTGGAAAGTGAAGTTCTGCCCCAGTGTGAAgtgttttgcagcatctaacaggttttcttcctggacTACTTCCACCCCCAAGGTATGTTTTATAagtaatgtgcagtgttggtttttaGCCAAAAAATTCAGTGTTCATCCTGTCTGCCTGGAGCACCTTCACAGCATGTTTTGCAGCGGAGTTCCCCACATACCTTTCAGCAAAGTGCAAACATGGCTTTTTATGGTTTCCTTCAACAATAGGTTTCTTCTTCCCACCTtcacataaaggccagatttgcgGAGTTCACAATTAATTGATGTACTAAATCAGATTCCCCTACCTGAGCTCTGGCTCTCTGCAGCGCCTCCAGAGTCAGCATGggtttcttggctgcttctctgattaatgctttccttgcaTTTGTGCCGTACTCTTTCTATTTCCCAATGATgggttgaacagagctctgtgagattaTCAAAGCTCGGGACATCCTtgtataacctaaccctgctttaaacttttccacaacatTCGCTGCTGTGCTTCTTGGTCTCATGATGCTGTTGGTTCGCTAATGTTctacaaacctctgaagccagaaacaaaacagctgcatttatactgagtttACATTACAAACAGATGCATTCtacttactaattaggtgacctctGGTGGAAATTGGTTGCACTACATTTTCTTTAGGGGTATTGGTGAAAaatgggctaaatacaaatgcacaactgACTTCGGATATGCAAATACATTGAAGGCTGAGTTTGTAACATGacataatatacaggtccttctcaaaatattagcatattgtgatgaagttcattattttccataatgtcatgatgaaaatttaacattcatatattttagattcattgcacactaactgaaatatttcaggtcttttattgtcttaatacggatgattttggcatacagctcatgaaaacccaaaattcctatctcacaaaattaacatatcattaaaagggtctctaaacgagctatgaacctaatcatctgaatcaacgagttaactctaaacacctgcaaaagattcctgaggcctttaaaactcccagcctggttcatcactcaaaaccccaatcatgggtaagactgccgacctgactgctgtccagaaggccactattgacaccctcaagcaagagggtaagacacagaaagaaatttctgaacgaataggctgttcccagagtgctgtatcaaggcacctcagtgggaagtctgtgggaaggaaaaagtgtggcagaaaacgctgcacaacgagaagaggtgaccggaccctgaggaagattgtggagaagggccgattccagaccttgggggacctgcggaagcagtggactgagtctggactagaaacatccagagccaccgtgcacaggcgtgtgcaggaaatgggctacaggtgccgcattctccaggtcaagccacttttgaaccagaaacagcggcagaagcgcctgacctgggctacagagaagcagcactggactgttgctcagtggtccaaagtacttttttcggataaaagcaaattctgcatgtcattcggaaatcaaggtgccagagtctggaggaagactggggagaaggaaatgccaaaatgccagaagtccagtgtcaagtacccacagtcagtgatggtctggggtgccgtgtcagctgctggtgttggcccactgtgttttatcaagggcagggtcaatgcagctagctatcaggagattttggagcacttcatgcttccatctgctgaaaagctttatggagatgaagatttcatttttcagcacgacctggcacctgctcacagtgccaaaaccactggtaaatggtttactgaccatggtatcactgtgctcaattggcctgccaactctcctgacctgaaccccatagagaatctgtgggatattgtgaagagaacgttgagagactcaagacccaacactctggatgagctaaaggccgctatcgaagcatcctgggcctccataagacctcagcagtgccacaggctgattgcctccatgccatgccgcattgaagcagtcatttctgcaaaaggattcccgaccaagtattgagtgcataactgtacatgattatttgaaggttgacgttttttgtattaaaaacacttttcttttattggtcagatgaaatatgctaattctgtgagataggaattttgggttttcatgagctgtatgccaaaatcatccatattaagacaataaaagacctgaaatatttcagttagtgtgcaatgaatctaaaatatatgaatattaaattttcataatgacattatggaaaataatgaactttatcacaatatgctaatattttgagaaggacctgtagaaagaATTCAGTGGTGTGAAGACTTCTGCACCTTAGTTCTTGAACCTTATTCAGCTATGTATGTTCCTGATTTCCTTTAGCACACTGATGAACTTACCTTGCATTTGGTTGTGGTGCGAATTTTGAAAACCGTTCCCCATGGGTGGTGGAGGTAGTGGAGCCCCTCCAGGCCCTGGCCTATCTGGTGGCAGGGGAGGTCTACCACCAGGCCCGCCACGAGGAGGCTCCGGGCCTGGCCGACCCACAGGAGACGCTGCAGGCGATGACCTGATGCTGCCTCCGCCCGCGTTGCGACCtgatggaggaggtggaggaagaGGACCTTTGGAGGTAGAAGGAACATTTTTTTCTGGCTTATTTAATCAAACGAGAACCTTATTGTAAatcattttttaatctattctttGAACAGAAAGTGATCCATTGTTCATGTAATCAGTGAAGACTGGTTGGTTACCTGTACGTGGTGAAGACTGGTTTCTTCCAACCGATGGAGGCCTCTCATTAGGAGGAGGAGGCAGGGGTCCTGATCGACCAGGAGGGGGTGCTGGAGCGTGGCTGGAGAAGATAAACACAAAATTTCAATCTTTATATCAAttagaaataaacatctaaaacagaGGACCAAAACGTAAATATATATCAATCTTCCCCATAGCTTCTGGGCTGATTTTTTAGGAAAAAATTGTAATCTTGATTACTTTAACCAGTCATTGAAATCAAGATAATTTAACTGATTATTCACTGAGTCtggaaaaacaaagtatttaaaacactttaaGTCTGCaaacttttgacatttcctaATACCTTCATGTTAAATGTTCCCTTAAAACAGCAACGTATTTATCCAAATGTATGATATTACTGCATGTAAAAAATGAACTATTGAAATGATTATTGTGCTTTAGGTCTTATGCACCACATCCTGCACCCTCTGCagctaagaaaaaaataaatcccagCTTACTGAGAACCAGGTCTTTCGCGCTATAGACCAGTCTTTAGATATACTGTCCCACCTCGAAGACATTGCACTTAAATGTTGATCCCCACACGCCAAACCCCCAAACAAACAAATGGTATTACAAGGAGATGATAACTAAGATAAGACACATGGACATCTGAGCATCTTCCTCTTTAAATTTCATCATCGATTTTTCCCAGTTTTACCTGTTAAGTGAGCTGTTCCTCTGGGGCAGGCGAGGTGTGTTTTGCTCCTCCCCTCCTCCCTGGCCAGGCGGGATAGGAGGAAGGCCCGGTCGTCCCGGCGGAAGAGGGGGCACCCCCCCACCAACTGGGGAACGGCTACTTGAGGACGGCAAGGGTGAAGGTTTGGAGTTGACAGATGGGGGAGGAGGGGGCATGTCGCGGGGCATTGACGGTCGATGACCTCCACCaggagctggtggtggtggcGGTCGGTCGTCAGGAAGTGGAGGCCTCCCTCCTGGAGCTGGAGGTAAGGGAGGTCGGTTGCTGTTTGAgggtggtggtggaggagggGCTGCAGAGAAACTCGATCGAGGCCCGGCTGAGGAGCCCCCTGGTGTGGGAGGGGGCGGAAGAGATCCGTGCCTCCCTGGTGGAACACTGGGTGGCAGAGGTGCGTTGGCGTGACTGGGCCTTGGTCCTCCAGGGAGTGATGGTGGAGGGGGGCCCCCACGAGATGAGAGGCTCTGGGGTGCTCTGGGTACAGGCGGTGGGGGTCCTCCTGGAGTGTCTTGTCTGGATGAGAAATTGGAACGGCCTTTTGGGACATCGGGGGCTCCGCCGCGAGGAACAGCAGGGACCCCTGGCAGTTTAGGTGGTCCAGATGGACTGCCACCGCTACCAAAAGGGTTGGGTCCACCAGAACGGGCTCCTGGAGGGAGAACAGGTCCTCGACTGGGTCCTGAGTCTgggaaagaaaatcagaaacaatattttattttccaagcCTTTGATtacctttttctttcatctttgtTGTTGTTCACCTCTTTTCTTACCATTGTCTCTATTTCCTGCAGACTTCAGTTTTGGCATCCCTCCTGCAAACAGGCCCCCTAAACCAGCAGGAGACCCACCACCAaaaccaccacctccacctcctcctcctccaccaccaccaccaccaccaccaccacctcctcctcctcctcctcctttggGTTctgagaagaaagaaaaactacCTTAATATATGATACTGCTGTTTCTGTAATGTTCAAACTTGACATATGGGGCTAAAAAACTTCCCTAAAAGCCTGACTATGGGTTTCATGCATCATTTGCTGGCTTGTTAAAGGTTGTATTCATCTCATTTCACACCCAAGAAAGAAGCTgatattttttatctgttctGAAACTTTGTAACTGAGAAAAGATGATTACATTTTACTTTATAGTCCTGAGGAACACTaggattattttaatgtaaaaaaaaagtgggaaaTTCAACACATCTGTTTGTTACTTATCTTCATCCtagttttattttcagcttcTGTGAGTTTTTCTGTGTTATTCTCCTTCAATATGACTGACCATCTATTCTAAAATGACAAATTAATTCTTCCTGAATCATGAAGTCAAAATTTACGCAAACAATTCTTTGATACGTAAGGCaatgaaatataaaactaaactgAGGAGTTTAGGGATGTCCTCATCCGATTCCAAGAATCTGatcagagctttttttttttaatggttagTATAAAAGTCCCAAAACTGAAATACCATTACCACCTGGGATTTTGCCTGCCCACCCCCCCCAACCCCTGCGAGCCATCCAGTTGCGTTTTGCACTGCTAATTTTTTAACACTCCAAGGCTATTTTCATGTGCATGGTTAGCAAATCTATGTTTTAGGCTCTACACGTTATATTTTCACTAAAAGAATCCCCGTTTTCCCTTTAAAATTCGCTTTTAAGCACTCATAATAAAAGATATAGTATACTGGCTGCTTCAGCTTCCTGTCCGTGTCTTTGTCCACATACAGTTAagcccagaattattcataaCCCAGgcaaattttgattttaaattgttttttttcaaccaagaagttttaTTTGATAAGAAATTGGATGATCATCTCTCAAAAAATAACAATGCGAAAGGAGTATCAATAAAAATACCTTTATCTGTTtaatttacaattaaaaaattCATAATTTGAAGATTATTAATTTACTGCTTAATCAACGCAAAACCCTTAATTAGCATTACAGCACTCAAGCCCTTTCTTTATTGCTAACCAGCTTTTTGCACATTGTATTGGGCTTTTTTgattatctttggtgatgagttccaagtctttgaggttggaatgcctccttgccatcaccctaatctttaactcCCTCTGCAGATGCtgtttcagattcaagttaagACTCTGGCTGGGCagctccaaaacattaatataacTTCCAGTCAAGAAGAAACAAGctagtaaaattaaaagatgacTTTAAACCTAAGTCTACCAGGGTATTAATAACTTTAAGCTTAACTGTACAAAAAGCTGCACTGAAATATAACATCCCAAATCATCAAGTCACATAGAACTGAGGGTTAACACCATCAGCAGGAGGAATACAAGAGTTTATTTCAAAGACTGTAGCAGCTTGTGTAGaatcacatacaggtccttctcaaaatattagcatattgtgataaagttaattattttccataatgtcatgatgaaaatttaacattcatatattttagattctttgcacactaactgaaatatttcaggtcttttattgtcttaatacggatgattttggcatacagctcatgaaaacccaaaattcctatctcacaaaattagcatatttcatccgacca
This genomic stretch from Girardinichthys multiradiatus isolate DD_20200921_A chromosome 22, DD_fGirMul_XY1, whole genome shotgun sequence harbors:
- the wipf1b gene encoding WAS/WASL-interacting protein family member 1; the protein is MPAPPPPPPPGPPPPPTFAVANTEKPTLNRSEQQGRGALLSDICKGSRLKKAVTNDRSGPTLDKPKGGGGGGGGGGGGGGGGGGGGGGGGFGGGSPAGLGGLFAGGMPKLKSAGNRDNDSGPSRGPVLPPGARSGGPNPFGSGGSPSGPPKLPGVPAVPRGGAPDVPKGRSNFSSRQDTPGGPPPPVPRAPQSLSSRGGPPPPSLPGGPRPSHANAPLPPSVPPGRHGSLPPPPTPGGSSAGPRSSFSAAPPPPPPSNSNRPPLPPAPGGRPPLPDDRPPPPPAPGGGHRPSMPRDMPPPPPSVNSKPSPLPSSSSRSPVGGGVPPLPPGRPGLPPIPPGQGGGEEQNTPRLPQRNSSLNSHAPAPPPGRSGPLPPPPNERPPSVGRNQSSPRTGPLPPPPPSGRNAGGGSIRSSPAASPVGRPGPEPPRGGPGGRPPLPPDRPGPGGAPLPPPPMGNGFQNSHHNQMQDEFEYRFTFHPVSDLPPPDPYVPSMKTYPSKISKTDSKGSGKKERGAPPLPPIPR